In Arthrobacter ramosus, one DNA window encodes the following:
- a CDS encoding DEAD/DEAH box helicase, whose translation MSSNSGALSPSEAFQAAAQRSAESKTYLGTFAQSLEFELDDFQRDACRSLQEGKGVLVAAPTGAGKTIVGEFAIYLALERGLKAFYTTPIKALSNQKFSEFSAKYGASNVGLLTGDTTINGEAPIVVMTTEVLRNMLYADSDTLGDLGYVVMDEVHYLADRFRGAVWEEVIIHLPSEVQVVSLSATVSNAEEFGAWLDTVRGHTDVIVSEHRPVPLWQHVMVGREIVDLFAGDTSFDEIAPEAPDGEAPAPEAVREPDRNPLQREFEVNPDLLSMARAESQMNFRGRFGHGGRSRRRQDRQRDNSAGEQRSPVRKASRPQIIASLDRQGLLPAITFIFSRAGCDGAVAQCAAAGLWLTTEREQQIIASRVDEASREIPADDLDVLGFWSWRDGLLRGLAAHHAGLLPTFKEVVETLFADGLVKAVFATETLALGINMPARCVVLEKLDKFNGEAHVNITAGEYTQLTGRAGRRGIDVEGHAVVLWQPGTDPAAVAGLASRRTYPLNSSFRPTYNMSINLIAQFGRPRARQILESSFAQFQADRSVVGLARQVRSREESLAGYAESMKCHLGDFTEYAKLRRDLSEAEQFASRSTSRARKSLTVDSLTRLMPGDIVKVPGGRTPGYAVVLNADPNSREPRPAVLTEDNQLHRIGAHEVEGPVAPVSWIRIPKSFNAKLPKSRRDLASAMRNAVREGRPPARGTNRSEDFGRARYMPDQEKKIADLRRALRAHPCHGCSEREDHARWAERWWKLRHETDGLVRQIQGRTNTIAKTFDRVCDVLAAYGYLQTSDAGHVTISADGQRLRRIYGEKDLLISQSIRQGAIKDLDGAELAALASTMVYQAKRDDRGLRPKMPSVSLETSVDIVVREWSALEDVEDKNRLPLTAEPELGLVWPIFKWAKGRHLQEVLSGTDLAAGDFVRWAKQVIDLLDQMAKIPGLERRQTKTCREAIDLVRRGVVAYSNVS comes from the coding sequence ATGTCCTCCAATTCAGGGGCCCTTTCGCCCTCAGAAGCCTTTCAAGCCGCAGCGCAACGGAGTGCTGAGTCGAAAACCTATCTTGGCACTTTTGCCCAGTCGTTGGAGTTCGAGCTTGACGATTTCCAGCGCGACGCGTGCCGTTCGCTCCAGGAGGGCAAAGGAGTGCTCGTGGCGGCGCCCACGGGGGCCGGGAAGACAATCGTCGGCGAGTTCGCTATCTACTTGGCGCTCGAACGCGGGCTCAAGGCGTTTTATACGACGCCCATCAAAGCACTAAGCAACCAGAAGTTCTCAGAGTTCTCGGCGAAGTACGGTGCCTCAAACGTGGGACTGCTGACTGGTGACACCACCATCAACGGCGAGGCTCCGATTGTGGTGATGACCACTGAGGTCCTGAGGAACATGCTCTACGCGGACTCGGACACCCTGGGGGACCTTGGCTACGTGGTGATGGACGAGGTGCATTACCTGGCAGACCGCTTCCGCGGTGCAGTCTGGGAAGAGGTGATCATCCACCTGCCCAGCGAGGTGCAAGTGGTTTCCCTCAGCGCCACGGTGTCCAACGCGGAAGAGTTTGGGGCGTGGCTGGACACGGTGCGGGGGCACACCGATGTGATTGTCTCCGAACATCGTCCCGTCCCCCTATGGCAGCACGTCATGGTCGGGCGCGAGATCGTCGATCTCTTCGCTGGGGATACCAGCTTTGACGAGATCGCTCCAGAGGCACCAGATGGCGAAGCGCCGGCGCCGGAGGCAGTACGGGAGCCGGACCGGAATCCCTTGCAGAGGGAATTCGAGGTCAACCCGGACCTACTGTCCATGGCCCGGGCGGAAAGCCAGATGAACTTCCGTGGCCGCTTTGGGCATGGTGGACGCAGCCGCCGCCGGCAGGACCGCCAGCGCGACAACAGTGCCGGGGAGCAGCGCAGTCCTGTGCGCAAGGCCAGCCGGCCCCAGATCATTGCGAGCCTTGACCGCCAAGGGCTGCTTCCGGCCATTACCTTCATTTTCTCCCGGGCCGGCTGTGACGGGGCCGTCGCGCAGTGTGCCGCCGCCGGGCTGTGGCTCACGACGGAGCGCGAACAACAGATCATCGCGTCCCGGGTGGATGAGGCGAGCCGCGAGATTCCCGCCGACGACCTCGATGTCCTGGGTTTTTGGAGTTGGCGTGACGGCCTGCTCCGGGGGCTCGCGGCGCACCACGCCGGTTTGCTGCCCACCTTTAAGGAAGTCGTGGAGACGCTCTTCGCGGATGGCCTGGTCAAGGCCGTTTTTGCCACGGAGACCCTCGCCCTGGGCATCAACATGCCCGCCCGCTGCGTTGTCCTGGAGAAGCTCGACAAGTTCAACGGCGAAGCCCACGTCAACATCACCGCGGGGGAGTACACCCAGTTGACCGGCCGCGCGGGACGGCGTGGCATCGACGTCGAAGGCCATGCCGTGGTCCTTTGGCAACCGGGTACCGATCCTGCTGCCGTCGCCGGCCTCGCTTCGCGGCGCACCTACCCGCTCAACTCAAGCTTCCGGCCGACTTACAACATGAGCATCAACTTGATTGCCCAGTTCGGTCGGCCCAGGGCACGGCAAATCCTCGAATCGTCGTTCGCCCAGTTCCAGGCCGATCGGTCCGTGGTGGGGCTGGCCCGGCAGGTTCGAAGCCGCGAAGAGTCGCTGGCCGGCTATGCCGAATCCATGAAGTGCCACCTGGGCGACTTCACCGAGTACGCCAAGCTCCGGCGGGACCTTAGCGAGGCCGAGCAATTTGCCTCGAGGAGCACCTCGCGGGCCCGCAAATCGCTGACCGTCGACTCGCTGACCCGGCTCATGCCGGGTGACATCGTCAAGGTTCCAGGCGGACGCACGCCGGGTTACGCCGTCGTGCTCAACGCCGATCCCAACTCGCGTGAACCGCGTCCCGCGGTCCTCACGGAGGACAACCAGCTGCACAGGATCGGCGCCCACGAAGTCGAAGGTCCGGTCGCTCCCGTGTCCTGGATCCGGATTCCCAAGTCGTTCAACGCGAAGCTGCCCAAATCCCGTCGTGATCTGGCTTCCGCCATGCGGAATGCCGTGCGCGAGGGACGTCCGCCGGCCCGCGGCACGAACCGGAGCGAGGACTTTGGCCGGGCCCGCTACATGCCGGACCAGGAAAAGAAGATTGCGGACCTCCGCCGGGCATTGCGTGCCCATCCTTGCCACGGCTGCAGCGAACGGGAGGACCATGCCCGCTGGGCCGAGCGCTGGTGGAAACTGCGCCACGAAACCGATGGGCTCGTGCGGCAGATCCAGGGCCGTACCAACACGATCGCGAAGACATTCGACCGCGTGTGCGATGTCCTCGCCGCCTACGGTTACCTCCAGACGTCCGACGCCGGCCATGTCACGATCAGCGCGGACGGCCAGCGCCTGCGCCGCATCTACGGCGAAAAAGACCTGCTGATCTCCCAGTCCATACGCCAAGGGGCCATCAAGGACCTCGATGGCGCCGAGCTGGCTGCGCTGGCCAGCACGATGGTCTACCAAGCCAAGCGCGACGATCGCGGTCTGCGGCCCAAGATGCCGTCCGTGTCGCTCGAAACGTCCGTGGACATCGTGGTGCGTGAGTGGTCTGCGCTGGAGGACGTCGAGGACAAGAACAGGCTGCCGTTGACCGCCGAGCCGGAGCTGGGACTTGTCTGGCCCATCTTCAAATGGGCGAAGGGCCGCCATCTTCAAGAGGTTCTCAGCGGCACCGACCTCGCCGCAGGCGACTTTGTGCGCTGGGCGAAGCAGGTCATCGACCTGCTGGACCAGATGGCCAAGATTCCAGGGCTTGAACGGCGCCAAACAAAGACGTGCCGCGAAGCGATCGATCTGGTCCGCCGCGGCGTCGTCGCGTACTCCAACGTCTCCTGA
- a CDS encoding FKBP-type peptidyl-prolyl cis-trans isomerase gives MRRLLAILIPGLLLITACGGSPAPTATPEPTSQSAGEVAKLDSLKVSDNGDKKAPGLEFNKPLDVTQPTIKMVSDGTGDKVKAGQVAQITYIAVDGKDGKTLEDTFPTGSQPVELNDQLKTGSAVLYNALVGAKVGADIAFAVPGTAASAEAAATSSQLVVFKITGVKDAVKPLAKPEGDTVTPPAGLPTVKVDDKGIPQISVDGAKAPQALVSQDLIKGKGAAVKETDTLTVNYVGVTLADGKKFDSSYDKGQTASFALNGVIKGWTQGLAGKTVGSRVLLVIPKSLAYGDAAAAQGQPTGDLVFVVDILGAQ, from the coding sequence GTGCGACGTCTACTAGCAATTCTTATCCCCGGCCTCTTGCTGATCACCGCCTGCGGCGGAAGTCCGGCACCAACAGCGACCCCGGAGCCCACCAGCCAGTCCGCCGGCGAAGTAGCCAAGCTGGATTCCCTCAAGGTCTCCGACAATGGAGACAAGAAGGCGCCCGGCTTGGAATTCAACAAGCCGCTGGACGTAACGCAGCCGACCATCAAAATGGTCAGCGACGGCACCGGCGACAAGGTGAAAGCCGGACAGGTGGCGCAGATCACCTACATTGCCGTCGACGGCAAGGACGGCAAGACCCTCGAAGACACATTCCCGACCGGGTCCCAGCCCGTCGAACTGAACGACCAGCTCAAGACCGGCAGTGCCGTGCTTTACAACGCGCTCGTCGGTGCGAAGGTGGGCGCTGACATCGCTTTCGCCGTCCCCGGAACTGCGGCGTCGGCTGAAGCAGCAGCAACGTCATCCCAGCTGGTCGTCTTCAAGATCACTGGCGTCAAGGACGCAGTCAAGCCCCTGGCCAAGCCCGAGGGCGATACTGTCACTCCGCCGGCCGGCCTCCCCACGGTCAAGGTGGATGACAAGGGAATTCCGCAGATTTCCGTTGACGGCGCGAAGGCCCCGCAGGCCCTCGTCTCCCAGGACCTCATCAAGGGCAAGGGCGCAGCCGTCAAGGAAACGGACACCCTGACGGTCAACTACGTCGGCGTCACCTTGGCTGATGGCAAGAAGTTCGACTCCAGCTACGACAAGGGCCAGACCGCCAGCTTCGCGCTCAACGGCGTTATCAAGGGCTGGACGCAAGGCCTTGCGGGCAAGACGGTCGGCTCCCGTGTCCTCCTGGTCATCCCCAAGAGCCTCGCATATGGCGACGCCGCCGCAGCCCAGGGCCAGCCCACGGGCGACCTCGTCTTCGTCGTGGACATCCTGGGCGCCCAGTAA
- the prcB gene encoding proteasome subunit beta: MQDPSAGHLATQATSSFTEHLQRSRPELLPFSQTLPAGQIPLVPHATTIVALSYPGGVLMAGDRRATMGNVIASRHIEKVFPADEYSVLGIAGTAGLAIDITRLFQVELEHYEKIEGTLLSLDGKANRLGAMIRGNLPMAMQGLAVIPLFAGFDQATGVGRLFSYDVTGGRYEEFEHHSVGSGSVFARGALKKLWRPNLTEDEAVAVSVEALYDAADDDSATGGPDPVRQLWPVVYTVNRAGARRVSERELAAIAGSIVESRAVAGREA; the protein is encoded by the coding sequence ATGCAGGATCCATCAGCCGGCCACCTGGCCACCCAAGCAACGTCTTCGTTCACAGAGCATCTGCAACGCTCCAGGCCTGAACTCCTTCCCTTTAGTCAAACGCTGCCCGCGGGACAGATTCCGCTGGTGCCCCATGCCACAACAATCGTCGCCCTCAGTTACCCCGGCGGCGTCCTGATGGCGGGGGATCGGCGTGCCACCATGGGCAACGTGATCGCCAGCAGGCACATCGAGAAGGTCTTCCCGGCCGACGAATACTCCGTCCTCGGAATTGCCGGAACAGCGGGCCTGGCCATCGACATCACGAGGTTGTTCCAGGTGGAACTGGAACACTACGAAAAGATCGAAGGCACGCTGCTGAGCTTGGACGGTAAAGCCAACCGGCTTGGGGCCATGATCCGGGGAAACCTGCCGATGGCCATGCAGGGTCTCGCGGTGATCCCGCTCTTCGCGGGCTTCGACCAGGCAACCGGCGTGGGACGGCTGTTTTCCTACGATGTGACAGGCGGACGGTACGAGGAATTTGAGCACCACTCTGTCGGCTCCGGTTCCGTCTTCGCACGCGGCGCCTTGAAGAAGCTGTGGCGGCCGAACCTCACCGAAGACGAGGCCGTCGCTGTCTCGGTTGAAGCCCTCTACGACGCCGCCGACGACGACTCCGCCACGGGCGGTCCGGACCCTGTCCGGCAGCTCTGGCCGGTGGTGTATACCGTCAACCGCGCCGGCGCCCGCCGGGTGTCGGAACGGGAGCTGGCGGCGATCGCAGGATCCATTGTTGAATCGCGCGCAGTTGCCGGACGGGAGGCCTGA
- a CDS encoding FKBP-type peptidyl-prolyl cis-trans isomerase, with product MSFGQRDYDRTKPEIDFPEGDVPTELVIKDIVVGDGAEAKAGDTVSTHYVGVAWSTGEEFDASWGRGAPLDFRVGVGQVIQGWDQGLLGMKVGGRRRLEIPSELAYGSRGAGAAIKPNEALIFVVDLVAVR from the coding sequence ATGTCATTTGGTCAGCGTGATTACGACCGCACTAAGCCGGAGATCGACTTCCCGGAGGGCGACGTCCCCACGGAACTCGTTATCAAGGACATCGTCGTTGGTGACGGCGCCGAGGCCAAGGCCGGCGACACCGTCTCCACCCACTACGTTGGCGTTGCCTGGTCCACTGGCGAGGAATTCGACGCATCATGGGGCCGTGGCGCACCGCTGGACTTCCGCGTGGGCGTCGGCCAGGTCATCCAGGGCTGGGACCAGGGACTGCTTGGCATGAAGGTCGGCGGCCGCCGTCGCCTTGAAATCCCCTCTGAGCTTGCCTACGGCTCCCGTGGCGCGGGCGCGGCCATCAAGCCCAACGAAGCCCTCATCTTCGTGGTGGACCTCGTGGCAGTCCGCTAG
- a CDS encoding ubiquitin-like protein Pup gives MAAQEQQQPQSRDVEAEADAPEAPPAAPEAQASVATQGVDDLLDEIDGVLESNAEEFVRAFVQKGGQ, from the coding sequence ATGGCAGCTCAGGAGCAGCAGCAACCGCAGTCGCGGGACGTCGAGGCAGAGGCCGACGCCCCCGAGGCACCGCCCGCGGCGCCAGAGGCACAGGCCTCGGTCGCCACGCAGGGCGTGGACGATCTCCTGGACGAAATCGACGGCGTGCTCGAATCGAACGCCGAGGAGTTCGTCAGGGCATTTGTGCAAAAGGGCGGCCAGTAG
- the pafA gene encoding Pup--protein ligase codes for MDKRIFGIETEFGISYSSPDSRPLAPEEVARYLFRKVVSWGRSSNVFLTNGSRLYLDVGSHPEYATAECDDLAQLIAHDRAGELILDDLVDEAQARLAAEGFNGTVYLFKNNTDSAGNSYGSHENYLIPRRGEFSRLAEILIPFLVTRQLIAGAGKVLKTPHGATFAFSQRADHIWEGVSSATTRSRPIINTRDEPHADAEFFRRLHVIVGDSNMSETTALLKVGTVDLLLRMIEAGVIMRDMRMENPIRSIREISHDLSGKALVRLANGRQLTALDIQREYLAKVTAFVASNGAHNPHVPLILDLWERTLDAIDSGDTSGIDTEVDWAIKKKLMDGYMRRHGIGLDSSRIAQLDLTYHDISRKRGLFFLLQSRGAARRLVADTDIKDAVDAPPQTTRAKLRGDFVRRAQELGRDYTVDWVHLKLNDRAHQTILCKDPFRSVDERVDALLDSMS; via the coding sequence ATGGACAAAAGGATATTCGGGATCGAAACGGAGTTCGGTATTTCGTACTCGAGCCCCGACTCACGGCCCTTGGCTCCCGAGGAAGTCGCCAGGTACCTCTTCCGCAAAGTAGTGAGCTGGGGACGTTCCTCCAACGTCTTCCTGACGAATGGCTCCCGACTGTACCTGGATGTCGGCTCGCACCCGGAGTACGCCACCGCGGAATGCGACGACCTCGCGCAGCTGATCGCCCACGACCGGGCCGGGGAGCTCATTCTCGATGACCTCGTTGACGAAGCGCAGGCGCGGCTTGCGGCGGAGGGATTCAACGGAACGGTCTACCTGTTCAAGAACAACACCGATTCCGCCGGAAATTCCTACGGCAGCCACGAAAACTACCTGATTCCGCGGCGGGGTGAGTTCTCGCGGCTCGCTGAGATCCTCATTCCCTTCCTCGTCACGCGGCAGCTGATCGCTGGTGCGGGCAAGGTCCTGAAGACACCCCATGGGGCCACGTTCGCGTTCTCCCAGCGTGCCGACCACATTTGGGAAGGCGTGTCTTCCGCGACGACGAGATCCCGCCCCATCATCAACACCCGTGATGAGCCGCACGCCGATGCCGAGTTCTTCCGCCGTCTGCACGTGATCGTCGGAGATTCCAACATGTCCGAGACCACCGCCCTGTTGAAGGTGGGAACGGTGGATCTGCTCCTGCGCATGATTGAGGCCGGAGTGATCATGCGGGACATGCGCATGGAGAACCCCATCCGCAGTATCCGTGAAATCTCCCACGATCTCAGCGGTAAAGCCTTGGTGCGCCTGGCCAACGGCAGGCAACTGACGGCCCTGGACATCCAGCGTGAGTACCTTGCAAAGGTCACCGCCTTTGTAGCATCGAACGGAGCTCACAATCCTCACGTACCGCTCATCCTGGATCTTTGGGAAAGGACCTTGGACGCTATCGACAGCGGCGACACCAGCGGAATAGACACGGAAGTGGACTGGGCCATCAAGAAGAAGCTGATGGATGGATACATGCGTCGCCACGGAATCGGCCTCGACTCCTCGCGGATCGCGCAACTGGACCTCACGTATCACGACATCTCGCGCAAGCGCGGGCTCTTCTTCCTGCTCCAGTCCCGCGGCGCGGCGCGGCGCCTCGTGGCCGACACCGACATCAAGGATGCCGTGGATGCGCCGCCGCAGACCACCCGGGCAAAACTCCGTGGCGACTTCGTCCGGCGTGCCCAGGAACTCGGCCGTGACTACACTGTGGATTGGGTCCATCTGAAGTTGAACGACCGCGCGCACCAGACGATCTTGTGCAAGGATCCCTTCCGCAGCGTCGACGAAAGAGTGGATGCCCTGCTGGACTCGATGAGCTGA
- the tatA gene encoding Sec-independent protein translocase subunit TatA: protein MGRLFDGPWPIVIIIIVALLLFAAPKLPAMARSLGQSMRIIRSEVKEMKNDGKPAAKDDTDPVEGKVVNHPEANKSGNDTDVPPANRS from the coding sequence GTGGGACGACTATTTGATGGCCCTTGGCCAATTGTCATTATCATCATCGTGGCCCTGCTGCTGTTCGCGGCACCCAAGTTGCCTGCCATGGCCCGCAGCCTCGGCCAGTCGATGCGCATCATCAGATCCGAAGTCAAGGAAATGAAGAACGACGGCAAGCCGGCGGCCAAGGACGACACGGACCCCGTTGAAGGCAAAGTGGTCAACCACCCCGAAGCGAACAAGAGCGGCAACGACACTGACGTTCCGCCTGCAAACCGTAGCTAA
- the tatC gene encoding twin-arginine translocase subunit TatC, which yields MALLDHLKELKNRLIKSAAGVLLGAVAGWFLYDPVVNSLSDPLVKIAQETKRTAVLNFASVGDPFDFKLRIAIQIGLVLSSPIWIYQVWAFITPGLTKKERRYTLGYMAAAVPLFLVGVYVAWLVIPNVVRALLQFTPQNGANNIDASQYLTFATHMLLFLGIAFLVPVVLVGVNMAGVLSGRTILKAWRITVFLVFVLAAVAAPGADALSMFMLAGPLLALFFAAIGLCMLNDKRRARQQSKIAAETDATADVATPSSDLENL from the coding sequence ATGGCGCTCCTAGACCACCTGAAGGAGCTTAAGAATCGGCTGATCAAGTCTGCCGCCGGCGTTCTCCTAGGCGCAGTGGCAGGGTGGTTCCTCTATGATCCGGTGGTCAATAGCCTGTCGGATCCGTTGGTCAAGATCGCCCAGGAGACCAAACGGACCGCGGTCCTGAATTTCGCGAGCGTGGGGGATCCTTTCGACTTCAAGCTCCGTATTGCCATCCAGATCGGCTTGGTGCTCTCGAGCCCCATCTGGATCTACCAGGTCTGGGCATTCATCACTCCCGGCCTGACCAAGAAGGAGCGCCGGTACACGCTCGGGTACATGGCTGCGGCGGTGCCGTTGTTCCTGGTTGGCGTGTATGTCGCATGGCTGGTGATTCCGAACGTCGTGCGCGCTCTGCTGCAGTTCACGCCCCAAAACGGTGCCAACAACATCGACGCTTCCCAGTACTTGACGTTCGCCACGCACATGCTTCTTTTCCTCGGCATCGCCTTCCTGGTGCCGGTGGTGTTGGTGGGCGTCAACATGGCGGGCGTTTTGAGCGGCAGGACCATCCTCAAAGCTTGGCGCATCACGGTCTTCCTCGTGTTTGTCCTGGCGGCCGTTGCCGCGCCCGGTGCGGACGCTTTGTCCATGTTCATGCTCGCAGGCCCCCTCCTTGCGCTGTTCTTCGCCGCGATCGGGCTCTGCATGCTGAACGACAAACGGCGCGCGCGCCAGCAGTCGAAGATTGCCGCTGAGACGGACGCCACGGCCGACGTCGCCACACCTTCTTCCGATCTGGAGAATCTGTAG
- a CDS encoding helix-turn-helix transcriptional regulator, whose translation MSASRTERLLNLLIALLNTKYGLSRAVLRQKVYHDAGDSDVAFGRMFERDKSELKRFGFDIETLLDHGFGSDDPASTRYRIGKESNRLPYVHLTPAEGTVLLLAAQLWERAALGSAAASALRKLQASGDLADVELPAGVQPRIKPAGQAFDDVIVAMNGQHPVSFGYRAASTGKDERRMVEPWGLGSRFGQWYLVGLDRGRNAKRFFRLSRMTSDVHVETGYHCEIPPGFDTRAELDTLNELPLQAAHLDVAEGRLLGLRKRAVSVTGATGAGGSQVGRDRLSVPFRDSELLAEELASYGPHVLVAGPPELRDAVIRRLEAAAAFASSPAVEVRFSGSGQAPRTRKRTSEDQLNRMLQLVPFLVHNQGLPIQEVADRFGVTREELVDDLKILICSGRPEGYPDDLFDIDWENEHVYIREHLELNRPIGFSVDEACALLTGLATLGGLPAQAGMSEDEQSGALESVTLKLTGAAGEAGRLAAAVAGPPVTPADAGAFDTITRAIQSGHQLRLRYLSRQRDSVSERDVDPFRLYSLDNTWYFEAYCHSKAGLRNFRLDRIEEIAPNGRPVSKSAGAEEGVPVKLYTPNDDDVVVVLQLTRQGVGLAHDYYADRTAALPDGGLLAEVRFGNADWLPMFVAQHGGAARILQPAELADASAAWVAAALAQYKQ comes from the coding sequence GTGTCCGCATCACGTACCGAACGACTCCTGAACCTGCTGATCGCCCTTCTGAACACGAAATACGGGCTGTCCCGTGCCGTTCTCAGGCAGAAGGTCTATCACGACGCCGGCGACAGCGACGTCGCGTTCGGACGCATGTTTGAACGAGACAAGTCAGAGCTGAAGCGGTTTGGCTTCGACATCGAAACGCTCCTTGACCACGGGTTCGGCTCGGACGATCCCGCTTCGACCCGCTACCGCATCGGCAAGGAATCCAATCGCCTGCCGTATGTGCACCTGACGCCGGCCGAGGGCACTGTCTTGCTCCTGGCTGCGCAGCTGTGGGAACGCGCGGCGCTCGGCTCGGCCGCTGCAAGCGCGCTACGGAAGCTGCAGGCTTCCGGCGACCTTGCCGACGTCGAACTCCCCGCCGGCGTCCAGCCGCGCATCAAGCCCGCCGGCCAGGCTTTTGACGACGTCATCGTTGCCATGAACGGCCAGCACCCCGTGAGTTTCGGCTACCGTGCCGCGAGCACCGGCAAAGACGAACGCCGAATGGTAGAGCCCTGGGGCCTCGGGAGCCGGTTCGGCCAGTGGTACTTGGTGGGCTTAGACCGGGGCCGGAACGCGAAACGCTTTTTCCGGCTGTCCCGGATGACGAGCGATGTTCATGTTGAGACCGGGTATCACTGCGAGATACCTCCGGGGTTTGATACCCGTGCCGAGCTGGACACCCTCAATGAACTTCCCCTCCAGGCGGCCCACCTCGACGTCGCCGAAGGCCGTTTGCTGGGTCTTCGCAAACGTGCGGTGAGTGTCACCGGGGCCACCGGCGCCGGCGGCTCCCAGGTAGGCAGGGACCGGCTCTCTGTGCCGTTCCGGGACAGTGAGCTGCTCGCCGAAGAACTGGCCTCCTATGGTCCCCACGTGCTCGTGGCCGGACCTCCCGAGCTGCGCGACGCCGTGATCCGCCGCCTTGAAGCTGCCGCTGCGTTCGCGTCGAGCCCCGCCGTCGAGGTCCGCTTTTCCGGCTCCGGACAAGCACCGCGGACACGCAAGCGGACCTCGGAAGACCAACTCAACCGCATGCTCCAACTGGTCCCGTTCCTTGTCCACAACCAGGGCCTGCCCATCCAGGAGGTGGCGGACCGGTTCGGGGTCACCCGTGAGGAACTCGTCGACGACTTGAAGATCCTGATTTGCTCCGGCCGCCCCGAAGGCTATCCGGATGACTTGTTCGATATCGATTGGGAAAACGAGCACGTCTACATCCGCGAGCACCTCGAACTCAACCGGCCCATCGGCTTCAGCGTTGATGAGGCTTGCGCCCTGCTGACTGGCTTGGCGACCCTGGGCGGACTTCCCGCCCAGGCCGGAATGTCGGAGGACGAGCAAAGCGGAGCCCTGGAGTCCGTGACCCTGAAGCTCACCGGCGCTGCGGGGGAGGCCGGCCGTTTGGCGGCGGCCGTCGCCGGCCCACCCGTGACCCCGGCCGACGCCGGGGCGTTCGACACCATCACGCGGGCGATCCAGTCGGGTCACCAATTGCGGCTTCGCTACCTGTCACGGCAGCGCGACTCAGTCTCCGAACGGGACGTCGACCCTTTCCGGCTCTATTCCTTGGACAACACCTGGTACTTCGAGGCGTACTGCCATAGCAAAGCCGGACTGCGGAACTTCCGCCTCGACCGCATCGAGGAGATCGCGCCCAACGGCCGACCGGTTTCCAAGAGTGCAGGCGCCGAGGAAGGCGTCCCGGTGAAGCTGTACACGCCCAACGACGACGACGTCGTCGTCGTCCTCCAATTGACCCGGCAGGGCGTGGGGCTGGCGCACGACTATTATGCGGACCGGACGGCTGCGCTCCCGGACGGCGGCTTGCTCGCCGAGGTCCGGTTCGGAAATGCGGACTGGTTGCCGATGTTCGTTGCGCAGCACGGCGGCGCGGCCCGCATATTGCAGCCCGCAGAGCTCGCCGACGCCTCGGCGGCCTGGGTGGCTGCCGCACTCGCGCAGTACAAGCAATGA
- the prcA gene encoding proteasome subunit alpha: MTQQFYVSPEQLMKDRADFARKGIARGRSVVVISCADGIALVAENPSPSLHKIGEIYDKIAFAAVGKYNEFESLRQAGVRYADVRGYSYDREDVTARGLASVYAQSLGAVFTAEQKPFEVELAVAEVGHTQAEDHLYRLTFDGSIADENGFVVMGGLAEQVAETVAGGWKADLDLAGALRLAVKALATDKEVDALPGTAVEAAVLDRSPESGRGSRRAFRRLRAEEITQLLAGEA; the protein is encoded by the coding sequence ATGACCCAGCAGTTTTATGTTTCGCCCGAACAACTAATGAAGGACCGCGCGGATTTCGCGCGGAAGGGCATCGCCCGCGGCCGTTCCGTCGTCGTCATCAGTTGCGCTGACGGGATCGCGCTGGTCGCGGAAAACCCGTCACCGTCGCTCCACAAGATCGGTGAGATCTACGACAAGATCGCGTTCGCCGCTGTGGGGAAGTACAACGAGTTTGAGAGTCTTCGGCAAGCGGGTGTCCGCTACGCTGACGTCCGCGGCTATTCATACGATCGCGAGGACGTCACTGCCCGCGGGCTGGCCAGCGTCTACGCGCAGAGCCTTGGCGCCGTCTTCACCGCGGAACAAAAGCCGTTCGAAGTCGAGCTTGCAGTGGCCGAGGTCGGGCACACGCAGGCCGAGGACCATCTTTATCGGCTGACTTTCGACGGTTCGATTGCCGACGAGAATGGTTTTGTGGTGATGGGCGGATTGGCCGAGCAAGTAGCCGAGACCGTGGCCGGCGGTTGGAAGGCTGACCTCGACCTGGCCGGCGCACTGCGACTGGCCGTCAAGGCGCTGGCCACGGACAAGGAAGTGGACGCCCTGCCCGGAACCGCAGTCGAGGCCGCCGTGTTGGACCGAAGTCCGGAAAGCGGGCGCGGATCCCGGCGGGCTTTCCGGCGGCTCAGGGCAGAAGAAATCACGCAGCTGCTGGCAGGGGAGGCCTGA